The segment TCTTCATCCGACAAACTTTGGCACCTTCCTTGAAAGTTAAGAATGCGGATACAAAGACCGGAATAGGGAAGGACACCTATCTCCCGATCTTAAACTCCTACCCTAGGATTGCCCCACACCCAAACCAAGACCGACACGATAAAGAGAACCAGGAGCAGACAGATCACCATGTGGCCCCGGACAAGTCTACTGATCACAAGAGCAAACGCTTGTGTGTAGATGAGATAGGAGCCCATCAATTGGAATCTTTGTCACCCCAAAATGGACAAAGTACACACACAGCACTGCTAGCAAACTTCCAGGGTCACTGGCAAATTGAGAACTCTAAGCAGCAGCCGTGGTTTGGGACAACAGATACTTTAAATCGGTTTGATGTCTCAGTCTCTCCATCACCAGTGCTGTCTCCAGATCTCACCTCCCAATCTGAATGCTCGGagtcttcctcctcctcctccatgttATCCTGTGCTCCGAACACACAGTTGTCTGGTGTTGAGTCGAGATCTGCCCACAGCCTCGCCAAGCAGCGGCGCTTCCGTAACACAGTGGAGATCCTGAACCGCTCTGGGCTCTTGGAGATCACGCTGAGAACCAAAGAGCTGATCCGCCAGAACAGCAACACCCAGCGGCAGATCAGTGAGCTGAAGGAGCACGCTCGCCTCTTCTGCAGCGCAATGAGGAGCAGGGACCCTACAGACATACTCCGGCTGCAGGAGGCCATGAAACACTCTGGAGCATACGGACCAGCAATCAAAACATCTCTCTCCTCTGCTTCTCCTTCCTCCACCTCCAGTCCCAGTTCAGCAGAAAGTCAAGCAACCTCCAACCAAGCACCACCACCATAATCTGGCTGGTGAGCCACAGTCATCGTTGATGAAGAACGCTCTGTGGGACAGACCGCAAGAGCAGAGCTGAGGTAGGAGTTCAGACAGGTTCTTACTGTATGGCAGAATAGGCTTGAGTGGAGGGGGTGAATTGCCAGGGTGACTCATGCTCAGTGGAGGCTTGGAACCAGCACCTGCTTCCCATACCAAGGGTATGTTGGCGTCTATACGTTAACTTTCCACCACTTTTTGGTTTTCCCACCGTGTAAAGCTGACTTTGCTTTAGAAGTTCGTCATTGGTTGTGAAGCTCTTTGGGGCAACATGAAAAAGCAAGCTTTTTATTTAGTAGCATGAACAGAGATGAACAATCTCCATTTATATTCCGGTCTTTGCATGAGCAGTTCCTGATGGAGTTCCATACAACTTCTGGTGAGGGACAACTTAATGCACTCTCATTCTCAGCTTGCTGTAGTTCAGAGCTCTACATTTTGTGTTAACCAACACACAGTCAATCTGTAAGTTGGTTCAGTGCATTCAAATACATCATCTGCTTCCAGTCCAATATTGAAGTTTTGCTCTGTCTAAAGCATGTAGTGCTGTCATATGGATGTTAAAAATATCAGCAATCTGAAGAGCTGGGACTTTTTGCCAGTGTTGTGGAAACCTTCTCTCCTCTTCCCATCAATGGATTGACTCCCAATTCGTCTTGCTGCTGACTGTGGAACTTTGGACATGGcatgttgtgtacagttctggtcaccgaattataggaaagatgtcaacaaaatagagagagtacagaggagatttactagaatgttacctgggtttcagcacctatgttacagagaaaggttgaacaagttaggtctttattctttggagtgtagaaagttgagggggacttgatagaggtatttaaaattatgagggggatagatagagttgacatggataggctttttccattgagagtagggaagattcaaacaagaggacatgagttgagagttagggggcaaaagtttaaggggaatttcttttctcagagagtggtagctgtgtggaacgagcttccagtagaagtggtagaggcaggttcaatattgtcatttaaagtaaaattggataggcatatggacaggaaaggaatggagggttatgggctgagtgtaggtcagtgggactaggtgagagtaagcgttcggcacggtctggaagggctgagatggcctgtttccgtgctgtaattgttatatggttatggttatatgTTTATAATACTTAGCAAAATTTCGTCAGAGTGAGACATTTCCATCCAAGATGATGAACCACTGAGATTGA is part of the Hemitrygon akajei chromosome 25, sHemAka1.3, whole genome shotgun sequence genome and harbors:
- the LOC140716343 gene encoding CLOCK-interacting pacemaker-like; this translates as MTKVSMAENCRSSRKSVKEKISGVSIKSENSSEARYEQSEKNPSAIAAKKPKSIPGESEKDSGFSDTSSEYLSTVEHSESEDRSAPAELNPTGKSNAAQNSIPSLTPFYFVKNVLVKEPVAMPRENQLQTWENQCSFASSPGQTQVVFIRQTLAPSLKVKNADTKTGIGKDTYLPILNSYPRIAPHPNQDRHDKENQEQTDHHVAPDKSTDHKSKRLCVDEIGAHQLESLSPQNGQSTHTALLANFQGHWQIENSKQQPWFGTTDTLNRFDVSVSPSPVLSPDLTSQSECSESSSSSSMLSCAPNTQLSGVESRSAHSLAKQRRFRNTVEILNRSGLLEITLRTKELIRQNSNTQRQISELKEHARLFCSAMRSRDPTDILRLQEAMKHSGAYGPAIKTSLSSASPSSTSSPSSAESQATSNQAPPP